Below is a window of Culturomica massiliensis DNA.
GCACACTTCGTAAAGAACATGTTCATTCGCCCGAGTGAAGAAGAACTGGCAAATTTCGGCGAACCTGATTTCGTAATCATGAACGCTTCCAAAGCTAAAGTTGAAAACTACAAAGATCTGGGCCTGAATTCAGAAACAGCGGTAGTATTCAACCTGACAGAAAAAATCCAGGTAATCATCAACACTTGGTATGGTGGTGAAATGAAGAAAGGTATGTTCTCTTATATGAACTATCTGCTTCCGTTACACGGTATGGCTTCTATGCACTGCTCTGCCAATACTGATCTGAACGGTCAAAATACGGCCATCTTCTTCGGTTTGTCGGGCACCGGAAAAACCACTTTATCAACTGACCCGAAACGTTTATTGATCGGAGACGACGAACACGGCTGGGATGACGACGGAGTATTCAACTTCGAAGGCGGTTGCTACGCTAAAGTAATCAACCTGAGCAAAGAAGCAGAGCCGGATATTTACAACGCCATCAAACGCGACGCTTTATTGGAAAACGTAACTGTCGATGCAAACGGCAAAATTGATTTCGCCGATAAGAGCGTAACCGAAAACACCCGTGTTTCTTATCCGATCTATCATATTACCAACATCGTTAAACCGGTATCCAAAGGTCCGGCTGCCAAACAAGTCATTTTCTTATCAGCCGACGCATTCGGTGTATTGCCTCCGGTATCTATTCTGAATGCAGAACAGACCAAATATTATTTCCTGTCCGGATTTACAGCTAAATTAGCCGGTACGGAACGCGGTATTACCGAACCGACGCCGACATTCTCTGCCTGCTTCGGAGCTGCTTTCTTATCATTGCACCCGACCAAGTATGCAGAAGAATTGGTGAAGAAAATGGAAAAATCAGGTGCAAAAGCTTATCTGGTAAATACCGGCTGGAACGGAAGCGGAAAACGTATTTCCATCAAAGATACCCGCGGTATCATCGATGCAATTCTGGACGGTTCTATCGACAAAGCCCCGACCAAGACCATTCCGTATTTCGATTTCGTTGTGCCGACAGCCTTACCGGGCGTTGATCCGAAGATCCTCGATCCTCGCGACACTTACGCTAATGCAAGCGAATGGGAAACCAAAGCCAAAGATTTATCTGAACGTTTTATCAAAAACTTCAAAAAATTCGAAGGCAATACAGCAGGTAAAGCATTGGTTGCTGCCGGTCCGAAATTATAATAACGGATTCTTTATTCATACAAAACTCCCGGCAAAACCGGGAGTTTTTTTATACAAGGCCTAAATAAAAAAGCAGTTCGGAAGAACTGCTTTTTCATTACTTCAATTTCTCTGTTATCCCAGATATCCTTTCATGATTCCCCGCTTACTGTTACGGACAAACATGATGATCTCATCTCTTTCCTTGGAAGCAGGCATTTCAGCTTCTATTCTCTCGATGGCATCCGAATTATTCAACCCGGATTGATAAAGAATACGATAAATATCCTGAATTTCATTGATTTTCTCATTGGTAAATTCCCGGCGGCGCAAACCGATAGAATTCACACCCGCATAAGAAAGCGGCAAACGTCCGGCTTTTACATAAGGAGGTACATCCTTACCGATCAAGGAACCGCCCTGAATCATAACATGCTTACCGATATGGACAAACTGATGCACAGCACTCATTCCGCCTAAAATAGCGTAATCATCCACCACAACCTCACCCGCTAATTGACAAGCATTCGTTATAATACAGTTATTACCGATGGTACAATCGTGAGCGATATGGGCATAAGCCATAATCAAACAATTATTTCCTATTTGTGTAACTCCTTTAGCTGCAGTCCCGCGATTAACAGTCACGCATTCGCGGATTGTCGTATTATCACCTATCTTTACAATAGATTTTTCTCCTTTGAACTTTAAGTCCTGGGGAACGGCTGCAATAACAGCTCCCGGAAAAATCTTGCAATTCTTACCGATATAAGTTCCTTCCAGAATCGTTACATTTGAACCGATACGCGTCCCTTCCTCAATTACGACATTTTTATCTATCGTTACAAACGGCTCTATCACCACGTTGTCTGCAATCTGTGCTTCGGGATGAACGTATGCCAACGGTTGTTTCATTCGTTTATTGTTTTAGTTACTAAATAAAATTCCAGCCTGCAAATATAATATTAGTTCTTGGTTTTTGCTACTTGAGCCATAAATTCTCCTTCGCAAACCAGTTTTTTACCGACGAAAGCATATCCTTTCATCGTCACAATGCCACGTTTTACAGGGGCCAGCGTGATTAATTTAAAAATCAACGTATCTCCCGGCACTACTTTTTTACGAAATTTTATTCCGTCTATTTTCATAAAATAAGTCGAGTAATTCTCCGGATCAGGCACCCCGCTCAACACCAGAATTCCTCCGCACTGTGCCATTGCTTCCACAATCAACACACCCGGCATTACCGGCTCTTCCGGAAAATGACCGACAAAGAAAGGTTCGTTCATGGTGACATTCTTACATCCGATCACCATATCATCCGTTACCTTGTAAATCTTATCCACCAGCAAGAAAGGCGGACGATGAGGCAGCAAAGCACGGATTTTATTGATATCCATCAAAGGTTCTTTCTCGAAATCGATATTTATCGGATATGCATCGTCTTTTTCCTCGTTCAATACCGCCTTGTATATCTTCTGTGCCATGGCCGTATTCGCTTTATGTCCCGGTCTCTCTGCAATCACACGTCCCTTTATAAAACGACCGCACAACGCCAGGTCTCCGATAACATCCAGCAATTTGTGACGGGCCGGCTCATTTCCAAAATAAAGCTCCAGATTATTCAAAATGCCTTGACGCACTTCGATGTCCTCATATCCGAATTGCTTGGCCAAACGGTCGATCTCCTCTGCTGAAACCTCTTTATCCACAATAACAATGGCATTCTGCAAATCTCCTCCTTTAATCAGGTTATTGGCAAAAAGAAACTCCACTTCCCGTAAAAAAACAAAAGTACGGCACGGAGCAATTTCTTTTGCAAAATCCGAATGCTGTGCAGAATAAGTGGCATATTGCATCGACAAATAAGGAGAATCATAAGCAACAACCAGATTTATACTATAATCCGTATCCGGCAGTAATGTAATCTTCGTTTGCGCATCTTCAGAAACGAACTCCATTTTCTCCTTCACCTCAAAATAGCGTCGTTCTGCCGTCTGCTCCTGAATACCGGCCTTTTCAATAGCCTCGACATAAAAACGGGAACTACCGTCCAGGATCGGAAATTCTTCCCCTTCCAGTTCGATATCGCAATTATCGATACCGCAACCGTAAAGAGCTGCCATGGCATGTTCCATGGTATATATGCATATACCGTCTTTTTCCAGGCAACTGGCACGTTCCACAAACTTCACATATTCAGCCAAAGCCGGTACAACCGGCCTACCTTCCACATCTGTTCTTATAATTTTATAACCGGAATTTTCTTCTGCCGGTTTAAAAGTCACGCATACTTCTTTTCCCGTATGCAACCCTTTACCCTTTAGGGAAAACTCTGCTTTTAGCGTACGTTGTTTTACTGACATTATTGTTTTGACTTTAATGTTTGAATTTCTTTTTCCATTTCCCGGATACGTGTATATAATTCAGGGAATTTTCTGAATAGTACGTAACATTTCTGATATTGACCGGCATCAAATGCCGGAGCACCCATAACAACAGCCCCATCAGCAATTTTACCACCGATTCCCGCCTGCCCGGCAATCTTCACCCCGTTTCCGACCTCCAAATGCCCGGCAACTCCGGCCTGTCCTCCTAACATACAATTTGCACCGATCTTAGCCGTCCCGGCAATACCACACTGAGAAGCCATCACCGTATTCTCTCCGACAACCACATTGTGGGCAATCTGAATCAGATTATCCAATTTTACACCTTTACCGATACGGGTCGATCCCATCGTTGCCCGGTCGATACAAGTATTAGCTCCGATTTCCACATGATCTTCAATAATCACATTTCCAATCTGAGCTACTTTATTATACCCTTCGGAAGAAGGAGCAAACCCAAAACCATCCGCACCGATCACAGTTCCGGCATGAATCGTACATCCGTTACCCACAACACAACCGTGATAAATCTTCACTCCGGCAAAAATAGTCGTATTGTCTCCGATCGTCACCCCATCTCCGATATAAGCCTGGGGGTAAATCTTTACATGATTGCCAATACGCACACCTTTACCGATATAAGCAAAAGCGCCGACATAGGGTTTTTCCCCAATGACGGCGTTCTCACTAATATATGACGGTTGTTCTATTCCACTTGGCTGCGGACGCATATTCTCATACATCTGCAATAATTTTGCGATAGCTTCATAAGCAGAAGCCACACGTATCAATGTGCACGATACGGCATGAGCAGCCACAAAATCCTGATTTACCAAAACGACAGATGCCTCCGTCGTATATATATAATGCTCGTATTTCGGATTAGCTAAAAAAGCGAGCGTATTCGGCCTTCCTTCCTCAATCTTGGAAACATTATTCACACATACCTCCGGATCACCCTCTACAACTCCGTTTAATAAAGCTGCTATATCCTTTGCTTTAAATTCCATAAAATTAAAATTTCGGCAAACTTACAAATTTTATTTGTAACTCAATAAGTTTATTACAAATATGTTTCGTTTTTACCTCCCCATTTTCAATACAACACACTAAAAAACAACACATTACAACAAACCTTTAAAAAGTATGCCTGACTTCTGGCAAAACATCCCGGCAAAAACCTATAAAACCAATAAACTTTTATCCACTTAATATTTTGTTTTTCAATAATTAGTATTACATTTGCACTGATTTTAAGCGATCACAAACACGAGGGGACGAAGTCGTCCCCTTTTGTTATAGAAAAAAATCAATATACGATACTGTAAAACGAATCTAAAGCTTGTCAGAAATCAGTAATTTGACAAAGAAACGAACGGATGAAAACTGTAGAAGAAATAAAAACGATCACAGAAGGGATCATCGGTGATTCCGAATTATTTGTAGTTGAAATCAAAGTTTTAAAAAACAATATCATCGAAATTTTCATCGACTCTCCGAAAGGTATAAATATCGACACCTGCAGCCGGATCAGTCGGCAAATAGAAGCCTGTCTGGACAGGGAAGATGAAGATTTCGAACTTACAGTCTCCAGTGCCGGTATCGGTTATCCTTTTAAAGTCGCCGGCCAATACCAAAAAAACATCGGCAACAAAGTCGTCGTGAAAACGGTAGATACCCTCCGGGCAGAAGGTATTTTAAAAGCCTATGACGGAGAAAAAATTATACTGGAATGCGAAGAGAAAAGACCGGTAGAAGGCAAAAAGAAAAAAGAAACTGTTAAAGTCGAAAAAACAATTCTTTTATCCGATATCAAAGAAATTAAGGATGTCGTCGAGATAAAATAACACGGTCGTCAAAAGGAAGGAAGAAAGAAAAATAAATAATCAAAATAAAAGCTAAAAAGCCAAATGGAAAATCTTAATTTAGTAGAATCATTTGCCGAATTTAAAGAATTCAAAAACATTGACAGAGCTACTTTAATGAGTGTATTGGAAGATATTTTCAGAAATATGCTCTTGAAAAAATATGGAACAGACGAAAATTTTGACATTATCATTAATATTGACAAAGGAGACCTGGAAATCTGGAGAAACCGGATAGTTGTTGAAGACAAAGATTTACAGAATCCGAACACGGAAATCGCTTTAAGCGAAGCCAAGAAAATTGATGAAGATTACGAAATCGGAGAAGACGTTACCGACGAAGTAAAATTGAAAGATTTCGGCCGGCGTTCCGTACTTGCTTTAAGACAAAACCTCTCTTCCAGAATCCTGGAACTGGAAAAAGACAACATTTACACCAAATACAAAGACAGAGTAGGCCAGATCATTTTAGGAGAAGTATATCAGGTGTGGAAAAAAGAAATACTTGTTCTCGATGATGAAGGCAACGAACTGATTATTCCCAAGCAAGAACAGATTCCCTCTGACTTCTTCAAAAAAGGAGATACGATTAAAGCAGTCGTTATCCGGGTAGAAATGCGGAATTCAAATCCCTATATCATCCTTTCCAGAACTTCACCTGTATTTTTGGAAAGACTTTTCGAGAATGAAGTACCGGAAATATTCGACGGCCTGATCACAATTAAAAATATCGTACGGGCTCCGGGAGAACGGGCTAAAGTTGCAGTCGAATCCTATGACGATCGTATCGATCCGGTCGGAGCTTGTGTCGGTATGAAAGGTTCCCGTATACACGGTATCGTACGTGAATTGAGAAACGAGAATATCGATGTCATCAATTACACCAATAATCTCCAATTATACATTACACGTGCATTGAATCCGGCTAAGATCAACCACATTGAAATCGACGATAAAAACAAAAAAGCCAATGTTTACCTGAATCCGGAAGAAGTTTCTCTGGCAATCGGGAAAGGCGGTCTCAACATCAAATTAGCCAGTCAGCTGACCGGTTATGAAATCGACGTGTACAGAGAATTCGACGAAGCCCAGGAAGAAGAGGATGTGAACCTCGACGAATTCAAAGACGAAATCGAACCGTGGGTCATCGACGAATTGAAAAAAGTCGGATGTGATACAGCGAAGAGTG
It encodes the following:
- the pckA gene encoding phosphoenolpyruvate carboxykinase (ATP) — translated: MSKLDLSKYGITGVKEIVYNPSYDELFKAETDPTLTGYEKGQVTELGAVNVMTGVYTGRSPKDKFFVMDETSKDTVWWTSEEYKNDNKPVDAKCWKAVKEIAVKELSNKKLYVVDAFCGANANSRLKLRFIMEVAWQAHFVKNMFIRPSEEELANFGEPDFVIMNASKAKVENYKDLGLNSETAVVFNLTEKIQVIINTWYGGEMKKGMFSYMNYLLPLHGMASMHCSANTDLNGQNTAIFFGLSGTGKTTLSTDPKRLLIGDDEHGWDDDGVFNFEGGCYAKVINLSKEAEPDIYNAIKRDALLENVTVDANGKIDFADKSVTENTRVSYPIYHITNIVKPVSKGPAAKQVIFLSADAFGVLPPVSILNAEQTKYYFLSGFTAKLAGTERGITEPTPTFSACFGAAFLSLHPTKYAEELVKKMEKSGAKAYLVNTGWNGSGKRISIKDTRGIIDAILDGSIDKAPTKTIPYFDFVVPTALPGVDPKILDPRDTYANASEWETKAKDLSERFIKNFKKFEGNTAGKALVAAGPKL
- the lpxA gene encoding acyl-ACP--UDP-N-acetylglucosamine O-acyltransferase; the encoded protein is MKQPLAYVHPEAQIADNVVIEPFVTIDKNVVIEEGTRIGSNVTILEGTYIGKNCKIFPGAVIAAVPQDLKFKGEKSIVKIGDNTTIRECVTVNRGTAAKGVTQIGNNCLIMAYAHIAHDCTIGNNCIITNACQLAGEVVVDDYAILGGMSAVHQFVHIGKHVMIQGGSLIGKDVPPYVKAGRLPLSYAGVNSIGLRRREFTNEKINEIQDIYRILYQSGLNNSDAIERIEAEMPASKERDEIIMFVRNSKRGIMKGYLG
- a CDS encoding bifunctional UDP-3-O-[3-hydroxymyristoyl] N-acetylglucosamine deacetylase/3-hydroxyacyl-ACP dehydratase; its protein translation is MSVKQRTLKAEFSLKGKGLHTGKEVCVTFKPAEENSGYKIIRTDVEGRPVVPALAEYVKFVERASCLEKDGICIYTMEHAMAALYGCGIDNCDIELEGEEFPILDGSSRFYVEAIEKAGIQEQTAERRYFEVKEKMEFVSEDAQTKITLLPDTDYSINLVVAYDSPYLSMQYATYSAQHSDFAKEIAPCRTFVFLREVEFLFANNLIKGGDLQNAIVIVDKEVSAEEIDRLAKQFGYEDIEVRQGILNNLELYFGNEPARHKLLDVIGDLALCGRFIKGRVIAERPGHKANTAMAQKIYKAVLNEEKDDAYPINIDFEKEPLMDINKIRALLPHRPPFLLVDKIYKVTDDMVIGCKNVTMNEPFFVGHFPEEPVMPGVLIVEAMAQCGGILVLSGVPDPENYSTYFMKIDGIKFRKKVVPGDTLIFKLITLAPVKRGIVTMKGYAFVGKKLVCEGEFMAQVAKTKN
- the lpxD gene encoding UDP-3-O-(3-hydroxymyristoyl)glucosamine N-acyltransferase, producing the protein MEFKAKDIAALLNGVVEGDPEVCVNNVSKIEEGRPNTLAFLANPKYEHYIYTTEASVVLVNQDFVAAHAVSCTLIRVASAYEAIAKLLQMYENMRPQPSGIEQPSYISENAVIGEKPYVGAFAYIGKGVRIGNHVKIYPQAYIGDGVTIGDNTTIFAGVKIYHGCVVGNGCTIHAGTVIGADGFGFAPSSEGYNKVAQIGNVIIEDHVEIGANTCIDRATMGSTRIGKGVKLDNLIQIAHNVVVGENTVMASQCGIAGTAKIGANCMLGGQAGVAGHLEVGNGVKIAGQAGIGGKIADGAVVMGAPAFDAGQYQKCYVLFRKFPELYTRIREMEKEIQTLKSKQ
- the rimP gene encoding ribosome assembly cofactor RimP; translated protein: MKTVEEIKTITEGIIGDSELFVVEIKVLKNNIIEIFIDSPKGINIDTCSRISRQIEACLDREDEDFELTVSSAGIGYPFKVAGQYQKNIGNKVVVKTVDTLRAEGILKAYDGEKIILECEEKRPVEGKKKKETVKVEKTILLSDIKEIKDVVEIK
- the nusA gene encoding transcription termination factor NusA gives rise to the protein MENLNLVESFAEFKEFKNIDRATLMSVLEDIFRNMLLKKYGTDENFDIIINIDKGDLEIWRNRIVVEDKDLQNPNTEIALSEAKKIDEDYEIGEDVTDEVKLKDFGRRSVLALRQNLSSRILELEKDNIYTKYKDRVGQIILGEVYQVWKKEILVLDDEGNELIIPKQEQIPSDFFKKGDTIKAVVIRVEMRNSNPYIILSRTSPVFLERLFENEVPEIFDGLITIKNIVRAPGERAKVAVESYDDRIDPVGACVGMKGSRIHGIVRELRNENIDVINYTNNLQLYITRALNPAKINHIEIDDKNKKANVYLNPEEVSLAIGKGGLNIKLASQLTGYEIDVYREFDEAQEEEDVNLDEFKDEIEPWVIDELKKVGCDTAKSVLELNEDELEKRTDLEIETIREVISILKAEFE